A genomic region of Gemmatimonadota bacterium contains the following coding sequences:
- a CDS encoding aldehyde dehydrogenase family protein: MTTAIGKITYTTTNVDMEAFHREFDRALGTIRSQFGGFYPLVIGGDRIEVRQNAIVDTSPIDTRTVLATFSAGTAEHVDQAVASAKRAQVAWGRMPWRDRLVIMRRAAALIRERRFALAALMSIEVGKNRMESIGDAEEGADLIDYYADQMEQANGFVRPMHNLTPIEHNTDVQRPYGVFACIAPFNFPLALSAGMSGAALMAGNAVIFKPAEDTCWTGYQLYEIYRDAGVPSGVINFLTGHREDIGDGLWQHPGVDGVVFTGSKQVGMRIFHGLSKDFVKPCLMELGGKNATIVMPSADLDAAAEGAMKSAFGLQGQKCSATSRVYVHREVAAAFLERLVARTEQIVIGDPTERQNWYGPVINPRGLERYLAVVAEARATGTVLLGGKRLTGPGFDHGYYVAPTIATLPLESRLFFDEFFLPFLAVGEVDSLEQAVAEANAAEYGLTAGFFSKEPAEVERFLDTIEAGVCYINKRSGATTGAWPGSQPFTGWKGSGSSGKGGCGPYYLQQFMREQSRTIIVEPASA; this comes from the coding sequence ATGACGACGGCCATCGGCAAGATCACCTACACGACCACCAACGTCGACATGGAGGCGTTCCACCGCGAATTCGACCGAGCGCTCGGGACGATCCGGAGCCAGTTCGGCGGGTTCTATCCCTTGGTCATCGGCGGCGACCGGATCGAGGTTCGGCAGAACGCCATCGTCGATACCAGCCCGATCGATACCCGGACCGTGCTGGCGACGTTTTCCGCGGGAACGGCTGAGCACGTCGACCAAGCGGTGGCCAGCGCTAAACGGGCCCAGGTGGCGTGGGGCCGGATGCCCTGGCGCGACCGCCTGGTCATCATGCGCCGGGCCGCGGCGTTGATCCGGGAGCGCCGGTTTGCCTTGGCGGCCTTGATGAGCATCGAGGTCGGCAAGAACCGGATGGAATCGATCGGCGACGCCGAGGAAGGGGCGGATCTGATCGACTATTACGCCGATCAGATGGAGCAGGCCAACGGATTCGTCCGGCCGATGCACAATCTGACGCCGATCGAGCACAACACCGACGTCCAGCGGCCGTATGGCGTGTTTGCCTGTATCGCGCCGTTCAATTTTCCGCTGGCCCTGTCCGCCGGGATGTCGGGCGCGGCGCTGATGGCCGGCAATGCGGTGATCTTCAAGCCCGCCGAGGACACCTGCTGGACCGGCTATCAGTTGTACGAGATCTATCGCGATGCCGGCGTTCCCTCGGGGGTGATCAACTTCCTCACCGGCCACCGGGAAGACATCGGGGACGGGCTCTGGCAGCACCCGGGTGTGGACGGCGTGGTGTTCACCGGGTCGAAGCAAGTCGGGATGCGGATCTTCCACGGCCTGTCGAAGGACTTCGTCAAGCCGTGCTTGATGGAGCTCGGCGGCAAGAACGCCACCATCGTCATGCCTTCGGCCGATCTCGACGCGGCCGCCGAAGGGGCGATGAAGTCGGCCTTTGGACTCCAAGGGCAGAAGTGCAGCGCCACCTCCCGGGTGTATGTCCACCGCGAGGTGGCCGCGGCGTTCCTGGAACGACTGGTGGCCCGGACGGAGCAAATCGTCATCGGCGATCCGACTGAGCGGCAGAACTGGTATGGCCCGGTCATCAACCCCCGGGGTTTGGAGCGGTACCTGGCCGTCGTCGCCGAGGCGCGGGCCACCGGTACCGTCTTGCTGGGCGGCAAACGGTTGACCGGCCCCGGGTTCGACCATGGGTACTACGTGGCCCCGACCATCGCCACGCTGCCGCTCGAGAGCCGGCTCTTCTTCGACGAGTTTTTCCTGCCGTTCTTGGCGGTCGGCGAGGTCGACTCGCTTGAGCAGGCGGTGGCGGAGGCCAACGCGGCCGAGTATGGCCTGACGGCGGGGTTCTTCTCGAAAGAACCGGCGGAGGTCGAGCGGTTCCTCGACACGATCGAGGCCGGTGTCTGCTACATCAACAAACGATCGGGTGCCACCACCGGGGCGTGGCCGGGGTCGCAGCCCTTTACCGGCTGGAAGGGGAGCGGGTCGTCCGGCAAAGGCGGCTGCGGGCCCTACTATCTCCAGCAGTTCATGCGGGAACAAAGTCGGACCATCATCGTCGAGCCGGCATCGGCGTGA
- a CDS encoding rRNA pseudouridine synthase: protein MARGLSKLGVCSRAEGERLVEAGRVTVGGRVVREIGHRVRPETDVIAIDGVRVGRVDRVYLALNKPRGLVTTRDDPGGRPTIYQCLTDNSLPFVGPVGRLDKASEGLLLLTNDTRWSARLLDPVSHVDKTYHVQVRGLIDETVVAAVAAGVVERASGERLSVKQVTLLRVGSRSSAWLEIVLDEGKNRHIRRLVTELGLEVLRLVRVAIGPLALGALAKGAWRMLTTDEVRSLAEAGSGVSPPRPPVR from the coding sequence ATCGCTCGCGGGCTGTCCAAGCTCGGGGTGTGCTCGCGTGCCGAGGGCGAACGATTGGTGGAGGCCGGGCGCGTCACCGTGGGCGGCCGGGTCGTTCGGGAGATCGGGCACCGGGTCCGGCCCGAAACCGACGTGATTGCCATCGATGGGGTGCGGGTCGGCCGGGTTGACCGGGTCTATCTGGCGCTCAACAAGCCTCGGGGATTGGTCACCACTCGCGACGACCCGGGAGGCCGCCCCACCATCTACCAGTGCCTGACCGACAACTCACTGCCGTTCGTCGGTCCGGTCGGCCGGCTCGATAAAGCCAGCGAGGGCCTCTTGCTGTTGACCAACGACACCCGGTGGTCGGCCCGGCTCCTCGATCCGGTCTCCCATGTCGACAAGACTTACCACGTGCAAGTGCGCGGCCTGATCGATGAGACCGTGGTTGCGGCCGTGGCGGCGGGTGTCGTCGAGCGGGCCTCCGGCGAACGGCTCAGCGTGAAACAGGTCACGCTGCTTCGGGTTGGTTCGCGAAGCAGCGCTTGGCTCGAGATCGTTCTCGATGAAGGAAAGAACCGCCACATCCGGCGCCTGGTGACCGAGCTCGGGTTGGAAGTGCTTCGGTTGGTCCGGGTGGCGATCGGCCCCTTGGCGTTAGGCGCTTTGGCCAAGGGGGCCTGGCGGATGCTGACGACCGATGAAGTGCGGAGTCTCGCCGAGGCGGGTAGCGGCGTCAGCCCGCCACGACCCCCTGTTCGATAA